The Lentimicrobium sp. L6 nucleotide sequence TTTATTAAAGAAATCTGAAGACATGTTAAATGGAACAAAAAATACTGAAAACCTTATTGTTTTGATGCCTTTGAACACAGAGGAAATACATTTAGTAAGTAAAGAGGGCTCTGGTATTAATTCATTAAATGATTTAAGTGGTAAAACTGTAGGAATCGGAAACAGTGGTGAAGGGACCTATAGTACAGCTATCTACATACAAAACTCCAGCAAATTAGATTGGAAAAATAGGAATCTGAATACACAAGATGCCATGAAAGCTTTATTGCTTAATAAAATTGATGCTTTCTTTGTGGTTGCTGCAGCTCCTTATGAAATGATTGCTACTATTCCTGTTAATTTTCCTTTGAAAATGCAATTGGCTAGCCTTGAAAACGTGAATGGTTGGGCCGAATACTATACTCCCATTACTATGGAGGCCGAAACATATCCTTGGCAAAAAGAGGTTATAAATACTTTTGGTGTACCTAGTGTTGTTGTAGTAAACAAAAACAAATTAAGTGAAGAAGATATAGCAGATTTAAAATTGTGGAAATCGACTACTATTGAAAATTTGGAAACTTTAAAAACTACAGGACATAGCTCTTGGAAAACGGCTAATCCTGCAGAATGGAACAATTCTATTTGGACATCAATGGAATAATGTTTTAAAATATGATAAAAAAATGCTGCAATCCGATAGGATTGCAGCATTTTTTATTAATGATTAGACTTCTCTAATTCTTGTATACTATCTTGCATCTGCAACAGCTCGCCCAGCTCTTAGTGCTTCAATATTTGCATTGATAATTTTATCTCCTTTTTTCTTAAAGATTAATTTGATAGCCTCCTCAAAAGATTCAAATGGAATATCGATAAATGGAGTAGCGGCTCCTAAGGCGACGATATTACTGGAACGTGGAGAACCTATTTCTTTTGCAATTTTATCAGCATCCAAAATAATCACATTCTTTCTTTCTTTAATTTTAGCTATCACCTCATCCACATCGGGATAATTAGGGATATTTACAAAAGGTGTTGAGTTGGTAATAATCCAGCCATCTTTCTTTAAGAAATCAATGTATCTCAATGACTCCATAGGCTCAACTGACAAAATAATGTCGCATCCACCTTTAGGAATTAAATCGGAAGCAATAGGCTTAGAAGATAAACGGAAGTGTGACTGTACCGCTCCTCCTCTTTGGCTCATTCCATGAACCTCGGCTTGTTTCAAATGAAGATTATTGGACAAAGCACTCATGCCAATAGTTGCAGCGATGGAAAGAATACCTTGTCCACCAACTCCTGCTAATATAATATCTGTTTTCATTTTTTTATATTTTTTATCTGAGGTTCAATTCTCTGATTCTTTCATTTAAGGCTACATTCTTAGTAGTTTGAATACACTGGCGACGAGGAATAATGACAGAAACACCTTTATAAGCCAATTCCTTTTTCATAATCGCAACCATTTCGTCATGATTTTTCTTAAGAGGAGTGAAGACAATGATATGCTCTGGATCTACACCGATTCCTTTACAAATATCTTCAATTTTACCTAGTGCAGCAGAATCTTGTCCGCCTGTCATACCAGTAGTGAAGTTATCGGAAATCATAACTGTTATTGGGCTGCTTTCGTTCACAGCATCAATTAATCCTGTCATTCCAGAGTGAGTAAATGTTGAATCTCCAATAACAGAAACAGCAGGAACTAAACCAGCATCGGCGGCCCCTTTTGCCATAGTGATAGAAGCTCCCATATCTACACAACTATTAATGGCATTATAAGGAGGAAGTGCACCTAAAGTATAACATCCAATATCACTAAATACTCTACCTACACCATAATCACTTAAAGCTTCGTTTAAGGCGTTATAAGCATCAATATGACCACAACCTACACACATGGCAGGTGGGCGATTTTTAACGATATCTTTTACATCTTCAGAAATCTCAGTTACTTCTTCTTCGCTGGCTAACTTTAATGCTTTTGCAATGAGGTTAGGATTTAACTCACCATCTCGGGGTAAACTACCATCTAAACGACCGTGAACTTTTTCCTTGCCTAAATAACCTTTTAATAACTCCTCAATAATTGGATAACCATCCTCAAGTATTAATACCTCGTCACATTCCTTCATTAGCTTTTCAACCTTGGCGCGTGGCATAGGATATTGACCAATCTTTAATAGAGGATGAGTCAATTCGGTTTCAGAATAATTTTCCATCAAGTAATTATAGGCTAACCCACAAGCTATAATTCCTAATTTCTTATCAGTTCCTTCAAAATAATGATTGAATGGAGACTCTTCAGAATCTTCTATGAAACCAGCGAAGCTGTTTAATAATCCTTTGTATTGTTTTCTAGCAATGGATGGAAGAAGAACAAATTGAGTCGGATTAGAAGGTAAAATGAGTTCGTTTTGATCGAGTAAAGGTTTTCTTTCCACACCTGCTCTGGAGTGAGCTAGGCGAGTAGTGATTCTAATCATCACTGGAATACTGAATTTTTCGGACAATTGAAAACCAAAATAAGCCATATCATAAGCTTCTTGTTGGCTGGCAGGTTCCAAAATTGGGATTTGAGCAAATTTTCCGTAATAACGACTGTCTTGCTCGTTTTGTGAAGAGTGCATGCTTGGATCATCGGCCACTGTTACGAGTAGTCCACCATTGGAACCTGTGATAGCGGAATTTATAAAAGCATCGGCTGCCACGTTTAATCCAACGTGTTTCATACAAACCATAGCTCGTTTTCCGGCATATGACATTCCTAGTCCTGCTTCCATAGCAGTTTTTTCATTAGCTGACCACTGGCTGTGAATATTGCGCTCCTTAGCTAAATCGTAATGTTGCACATATTCTGTTATTTCAGTTGAAGGAGTGCCCGGATATGCGTAAACACCAGACATACCGCCGTCAATTGCACCTTGCGCAATGGCTTCAGCACCTAACAATAATAACTTTTGCATGAGTTTTTTATATTTCTTGACCTTAAAAATATTTCAAGGTTTCTTGTGGACTCTTTCTTTTTCGCTAGATTTGGGTAGCTAGCTTCCCTGCCCCTCGGGATTTCAATCGTTTGCAAAAATACAGAAATAACCATTTTGTTTTACCATTAAAAAACACCAGAACTATATATTTAGATTGGGTATAATTAAGAAGGAAACCAAGTGAAACTCAACTTTTAAGTTTTTTTCTTATAGAATGAAGCCTCAATTAATATACCTTTACAATCTATGAAAAAAATCGGATTCCTTTATATTCTCCTTATTATTTTATCAGTTTCGGCTTGTAAGAAATATGATATTGCGGATGGTACTCCCGCATGTATTGAGCAATTGATAAAAGATTTTAACTCCGAAACAGATTGTATTGTGGCAGTAGATGTAAGAAAGTATGAGTTTCAGGGAGGAGAAGTATACCTTTTTAATCCTGGTGATTGTGAAACAGATGAGGGTTCTGAGATATACGATTCGGAGTGCAACAGCATTGGTTTTTTGGGAGGTGTTGATGACAATCAGATCATCAATGGAGAAGACTTCTCCAATGCAATATTAATAAGTGTCATTTGGTCAAAGCAACCATAGTAAAATAAGCACCATGGAAAAAACAAATATCGAAATACTTCAGGATTATGCTAAGTCGAGCAAAAGAGAAATAACAATAAAGGAAACACCCTATCCAAAACCCAAGGGAATTCGTAGAATCATTAAGTATAAAAGAACGGCATTCACTCCACTAAATCCTTCAGAAGAAAGTTTTTTACTTTGGTTTTACGATTACCATACTCCTACTATTGAATTATCAACCTATTGTGGAACTTTCATCCCAATTTCTATTTCCAAAGAAGTCAAAATTCATATTCGAAGCAAAACCATCCTTCATAAACTTCAATTATTTGGAAGAAGTAAACATTTAAAGACGGGCTCCAAATCATTTGACTCAAAAGTACTCATTACTACTAATCATGCTCAAGAAGCTAAAAAGCTATTATCCAAAAACAAGATTCAAAAAGCTATACTCAAAGCTTTATCCTTAGATCCTGCTATGTGTATTTCGGTAAATGAAAAGGATATAGATTTTGTTTCTCAGCTCAAAAATAAATCTTATATCTCCATCCTTCGTCCTGGTTTTTGGTATGTGGAGAAAAAAGAAATAGAATCATTAATAAGAGTTTCAGAATCATTAGAAAACTATTTATTCGAAACATCCTCAAAAAATTCATAGGGGAAATTACCCTGTCTATAGATTAAATATCATTTCCTATTGATTTCATTTTCTGAAAGCCATTTCAGACTATATTTTTACGCCATATTCATCATAAAAATAAGAGGAGGGAAATATGAAGTGGATGGAAAAGAAATATATTATCATATTAATAATCTTAGGTATTGTTTCAGTTAATTATGCTCAAACCACTATTAACGAGTTCCAAGGAAGAACGAGTGCCGAGATTATCTTTAAACCAATCAAGAAGTTAAGTTTAAGCTTTTCACCAGAGCTCAGGTTCGATGAGGATTTCAGTATAGACAATTATCATTTTCAATTGCAAGCAGATTATAAATTCAGTAAGGTATTTAAAGCTGGTGTTCGTTATCGTTTTGTGGTTAATCCAAGAGATGTTAAGGATACCGAATATGCTTCACGATATGGTGTGTTTCTTAAGTTTAAAAAGGAATTTAATGACTTTAGCCCGTTTTTACGTTTGAGTTATACTAACGATGCGGATGAGGATTTTAAGACCGAAAGAAGTAATTATCTTAGATATAAGATCGGTGTTCAATATGATATCCCAAAGTGTAAAATCACACCTGCTATTGGCTTGGAAGCATTTCAGGAATTATCGGGAGATGGTTTGTATAAAATGAGGTATTTTGCTGGTGCCGATTACAAAATTAATAAGAAAAACAGTATTGGACTCGATTACAAATTCGATTATTATAGAACATCCTATTATAACAAACATATCGTAAATCTTACTTATAAATTCAAATTCTAAAAACAAAACCTATGAAAGCTTATATCATATTATTATTTTCTATCACAATGTTGGCCAGTGGATGCCGAAAAGATGATATTGTTGTTGTAGATACGGAAGGAATAGACTATTCTGACTGGAGCGAAAGTACCCATGGTTCTTCTGTTTCACCAGATTATTCCATTGTGTTTAATCAAAATAAAGTTCAACGATTTGATATTGTCATCAGTAGTGACAATTACACAATTATGCAAAACGATTTAGATGAAAACATAGGTAGTAGCGGAGGAGGGCCTGGTGGTGGATTTGGTGTAGATGCTACATCATCTGATTACGATCCTGTTTGGGTACCTTGTTCTTTTAATTATGAAGGCATAGAATGGTATAATGTTGGGATTCGGTATAAAGGCAATTCCAGTTTGACTTCCGCCTACCAATCGGGGAACAATAAACTCTCTTTAAAGCTAGATTTCGATCAGTTTGAAGATGCCATGCCCGATTATCCCAATCAAAGGTTTTACGGTTTCAAACAACTCAATCTGAATAATAATTATGATGATGCCTCATTGATGCGTGAAAAAGTAGGCGCAGATTTGTTTCGAGAATTTGGCTTGGCTTCAGCTCAAACCTCCTTTTGCGTGGTTTATGTTGATTTTGGTGATGGACCTCAATACTTTGGAGTTTATACAATTGTAGAAGAAGTGGACGATACTGTATTGGAAAGCCAGTTTTCTGATGATAGCGGAAACCTATACAAACCCGATGGTGATGCGGCTTCTTTTGCACAAGGTACTTTCGATGAAGGAGAAATGGAGGTAAAAACCAATGAAGAGTTAGCTAATTATGCCGATGTACAATCTTTGTATGATATCATTAATAGTTCAGAAAGAACCATAAATCCTGATACTTGGAAAACCAGCCTAGAGTCTATTTTTGATGTAGACACATTCATTAAATGGATGGCTGCCAATACAACTATGCAAAACTGGGATACTTATGGGATCATGACACATAATTATTATCTATATAATAATCCATCTAATCATAAACTCACATGGATTCCTTGGGATAATAATGAAGCCTTACAAGAAGGAAAACAGGGTGGAGCATTGAGTCTGTCATTAAATGAAGTTAATGATAACTGGCCCCTTCTCAGATATATTAAAGATATTGAGGAATATGATGCCTTATATAATCTATATTTACAACAATTTATTGATGAGGTGTTTATCCCTAGCAAGATGGTTAGCACTTATGAGAATTATTATGAAATGTTACATGATTATGCATATGCAGAAGAAGAGGGT carries:
- a CDS encoding TAXI family TRAP transporter solute-binding subunit, which encodes MKNIHSYLLIGILLISSFTSFSQIEVLSGTENGTYIALANDMNKVLPKKAKGETEVDFLNVKATQGSSFNFDLLADANHPAKAAFMQLDLLLLKKSEDMLNGTKNTENLIVLMPLNTEEIHLVSKEGSGINSLNDLSGKTVGIGNSGEGTYSTAIYIQNSSKLDWKNRNLNTQDAMKALLLNKIDAFFVVAAAPYEMIATIPVNFPLKMQLASLENVNGWAEYYTPITMEAETYPWQKEVINTFGVPSVVVVNKNKLSEEDIADLKLWKSTTIENLETLKTTGHSSWKTANPAEWNNSIWTSME
- a CDS encoding DUF2490 domain-containing protein, coding for MEKKYIIILIILGIVSVNYAQTTINEFQGRTSAEIIFKPIKKLSLSFSPELRFDEDFSIDNYHFQLQADYKFSKVFKAGVRYRFVVNPRDVKDTEYASRYGVFLKFKKEFNDFSPFLRLSYTNDADEDFKTERSNYLRYKIGVQYDIPKCKITPAIGLEAFQELSGDGLYKMRYFAGADYKINKKNSIGLDYKFDYYRTSYYNKHIVNLTYKFKF
- a CDS encoding indolepyruvate oxidoreductase subunit beta, with the translated sequence MKTDIILAGVGGQGILSIAATIGMSALSNNLHLKQAEVHGMSQRGGAVQSHFRLSSKPIASDLIPKGGCDIILSVEPMESLRYIDFLKKDGWIITNSTPFVNIPNYPDVDEVIAKIKERKNVIILDADKIAKEIGSPRSSNIVALGAATPFIDIPFESFEEAIKLIFKKKGDKIINANIEALRAGRAVADAR
- a CDS encoding thiamine pyrophosphate-dependent enzyme, with protein sequence MQKLLLLGAEAIAQGAIDGGMSGVYAYPGTPSTEITEYVQHYDLAKERNIHSQWSANEKTAMEAGLGMSYAGKRAMVCMKHVGLNVAADAFINSAITGSNGGLLVTVADDPSMHSSQNEQDSRYYGKFAQIPILEPASQQEAYDMAYFGFQLSEKFSIPVMIRITTRLAHSRAGVERKPLLDQNELILPSNPTQFVLLPSIARKQYKGLLNSFAGFIEDSEESPFNHYFEGTDKKLGIIACGLAYNYLMENYSETELTHPLLKIGQYPMPRAKVEKLMKECDEVLILEDGYPIIEELLKGYLGKEKVHGRLDGSLPRDGELNPNLIAKALKLASEEEVTEISEDVKDIVKNRPPAMCVGCGHIDAYNALNEALSDYGVGRVFSDIGCYTLGALPPYNAINSCVDMGASITMAKGAADAGLVPAVSVIGDSTFTHSGMTGLIDAVNESSPITVMISDNFTTGMTGGQDSAALGKIEDICKGIGVDPEHIIVFTPLKKNHDEMVAIMKKELAYKGVSVIIPRRQCIQTTKNVALNERIRELNLR
- a CDS encoding CotH kinase family protein yields the protein MKAYIILLFSITMLASGCRKDDIVVVDTEGIDYSDWSESTHGSSVSPDYSIVFNQNKVQRFDIVISSDNYTIMQNDLDENIGSSGGGPGGGFGVDATSSDYDPVWVPCSFNYEGIEWYNVGIRYKGNSSLTSAYQSGNNKLSLKLDFDQFEDAMPDYPNQRFYGFKQLNLNNNYDDASLMREKVGADLFREFGLASAQTSFCVVYVDFGDGPQYFGVYTIVEEVDDTVLESQFSDDSGNLYKPDGDAASFAQGTFDEGEMEVKTNEELANYADVQSLYDIINSSERTINPDTWKTSLESIFDVDTFIKWMAANTTMQNWDTYGIMTHNYYLYNNPSNHKLTWIPWDNNEALQEGKQGGALSLSLNEVNDNWPLLRYIKDIEEYDALYNLYLQQFIDEVFIPSKMVSTYENYYEMLHDYAYAEEEGYTFLRYASEFDEALYELQSHVQTRNNNVESYLSK